The following proteins are co-located in the Mycobacteriales bacterium genome:
- a CDS encoding cytochrome bc complex cytochrome b subunit, with the protein MTSPAETATRKTLRVVDDRFGSANFLRRNLNKVFPDHWSFMLGEIALYSFVILLLTGTYLSLFFRASSQEVFYNGSYAPLRGLKMSEAYASTLHISFDVRAGLIIRQIHHWAALIFVSAIFVHLMRVYFTGAYRKPREINWLIGVGLLTLAILEGFAGYSLPDDLLSGTGIRIAYSVLESIPLVGTWLAFFVFGGAFPGQDFIPRLYIAHILLVPGLLLALITAHMMILWHQKHTDFAGPDKTEHNVIGSTIWPGFAWKTQGFLFLVFGVSALLGGFAQINPIWLYGPYNPAVVSAGSQPDWYIGFLEGSLRLMPNIEWNLFGHTIDLNVLFPGIILPGIMFTLLGLIPWLERWKTKDHAYHNVLDRPRNKANRTAAGVLAIVFYLVLLVGGGNDVLAKTFDWSLQGTTWALRVLIIVLPLLSFYVTKRICLGLQHSDADLLHHGIESGIIVRLPSGAFIEPTKPLPAHRRPLLESGPAGHAEPAIPYGHAAPNGHAQPAVGTGAQADPADGGALSAAGRAIKDFFTEPASGPESPEDPGQP; encoded by the coding sequence GTGACCTCGCCCGCGGAGACCGCTACCCGCAAGACCTTGCGGGTGGTCGACGACCGTTTCGGCAGCGCCAACTTCCTCCGGCGCAACCTCAACAAGGTCTTCCCGGACCACTGGTCTTTCATGCTGGGCGAGATCGCCCTGTACAGCTTCGTCATCCTGCTGCTCACCGGCACCTACCTCAGCTTGTTCTTCAGGGCCAGCAGCCAGGAGGTGTTCTACAACGGCAGCTACGCGCCCCTTCGCGGGCTGAAGATGTCCGAGGCCTACGCCTCCACGCTGCACATCAGCTTCGACGTCCGGGCCGGCCTGATCATCCGGCAGATCCACCACTGGGCAGCCCTGATCTTCGTATCCGCGATCTTCGTGCACCTCATGCGGGTGTACTTCACGGGCGCCTACCGCAAGCCACGGGAGATCAACTGGCTGATCGGTGTCGGTTTGCTGACCCTGGCCATCCTGGAAGGGTTCGCCGGATACTCGCTGCCGGACGACCTGCTCTCCGGCACGGGCATCCGGATCGCTTACTCGGTGCTCGAGTCGATCCCGCTGGTCGGGACCTGGCTGGCCTTCTTCGTGTTCGGCGGCGCGTTCCCGGGCCAGGACTTCATCCCAAGGCTGTACATCGCCCACATCTTGCTCGTGCCCGGGCTTCTGCTCGCCCTGATCACCGCCCACATGATGATCTTGTGGCATCAGAAGCACACCGACTTCGCGGGACCTGACAAGACCGAGCACAACGTCATCGGCTCGACGATCTGGCCCGGCTTCGCCTGGAAGACGCAGGGATTCCTCTTCCTCGTCTTCGGCGTCTCCGCGCTGCTCGGCGGCTTCGCCCAGATCAACCCGATCTGGCTCTACGGTCCGTACAACCCGGCGGTGGTCAGCGCCGGCTCCCAGCCGGACTGGTACATCGGGTTCCTCGAGGGGTCGCTGCGGTTGATGCCGAACATCGAGTGGAACCTGTTCGGCCACACGATCGACCTGAACGTCCTGTTCCCGGGGATCATTCTGCCCGGAATCATGTTCACCCTCCTCGGGCTGATCCCGTGGCTGGAGCGATGGAAGACCAAGGACCACGCTTACCACAACGTGCTCGACCGGCCGCGGAACAAGGCGAACCGGACAGCGGCCGGGGTCCTCGCGATCGTCTTCTACCTGGTGCTGCTCGTCGGGGGCGGCAACGACGTGCTGGCGAAGACCTTCGATTGGTCGCTCCAGGGCACGACCTGGGCACTGCGCGTGTTGATCATCGTCCTGCCGCTGCTGTCGTTCTACGTCACGAAGCGAATCTGTCTCGGGTTGCAGCACAGCGACGCGGATCTGCTCCACCACGGCATCGAGTCCGGGATCATCGTCCGGCTCCCCTCCGGGGCCTTCATCGAACCGACGAAGCCGCTGCCGGCGCACCGACGGCCGCTGCTCGAGTCCGGGCCCGCCGGGCATGCCGAGCCGGCGATCCCGTACGGGCATGCGGCGCCGAATGGCCATGCGCAGCCGGCGGTCGGGACGGGTGCGCAGGCAGATCCGGCGGACGGCGGGGCGCTCTCGGCCGCCGGGCGCGCGATCAAGGACTTCTTCACCGAGCCCGCCAGCGGGCCCGAGTCCCCGGAGGACCCGGGCCAACCCTGA
- a CDS encoding zinc-ribbon domain-containing protein, with amino-acid sequence MFLIFGFRSRSKVLTRLLLVCGTCQKPAAQTLILRVRWFTLFFIPVIPFARKHLMQCALCGSVSKITKEEAARLSAMPQETAPAQAGSPQAPRAQTVLPGSTMDARLGANSRDGDHR; translated from the coding sequence GTGTTCTTGATCTTCGGTTTTCGGAGCCGCTCCAAGGTCCTGACTCGGCTGCTGCTGGTGTGCGGGACCTGTCAGAAGCCGGCGGCACAGACGCTGATCCTGCGGGTGCGCTGGTTCACGCTGTTCTTCATCCCGGTGATCCCATTTGCGCGAAAGCACCTCATGCAGTGCGCCCTGTGCGGGAGCGTGAGCAAGATCACCAAGGAAGAGGCCGCCCGACTGTCGGCGATGCCTCAGGAGACGGCACCCGCGCAGGCGGGGTCTCCGCAGGCGCCGCGTGCGCAGACTGTGCTACCGGGAAGCACCATGGATGCCCGTCTTGGTGCAAACTCGCGGGATGGTGACCATCGATGA
- a CDS encoding MmcQ/YjbR family DNA-binding protein: MVTIDDVRSIASRLPRSYEALVHDRVRFRVGRIVYLAFSRDETEMGFAFPKDEREALVASEPGKFRMPGLSDLRYNWVAVRLGALEPSEMRELVLDAWRMVVPKGVAAAYLGGAPASA, translated from the coding sequence ATGGTGACCATCGATGATGTGCGCTCCATAGCGTCTCGGTTACCGCGCTCCTACGAAGCGCTAGTCCATGATCGAGTCAGGTTTCGCGTCGGTCGAATCGTGTATCTCGCCTTCTCCCGCGATGAGACGGAGATGGGGTTCGCCTTCCCCAAGGACGAGCGCGAGGCTCTCGTCGCCTCCGAGCCCGGGAAATTCCGGATGCCCGGCCTGTCGGACCTTCGTTACAACTGGGTCGCGGTACGCCTCGGGGCACTCGAGCCCAGCGAGATGCGCGAACTCGTCCTCGACGCCTGGCGCATGGTCGTGCCGAAGGGGGTGGCAGCCGCATACCTCGGTGGGGCGCCGGCCTCGGCCTAG
- a CDS encoding type II toxin-antitoxin system HicA family toxin, with translation MAKRRGELPRTLCQTSAQHLLEENGWTRSLGGKHNVKMTKEGKRPITLPHHRGQDYGQGLRDAILTQAGLKGQAPEVDATKQTGTEARDEG, from the coding sequence GTGGCGAAAAGGCGTGGGGAGTTACCGAGGACCCTGTGCCAGACTTCGGCTCAGCACTTGCTGGAGGAGAACGGTTGGACCCGCTCCCTTGGCGGGAAGCACAACGTGAAGATGACCAAGGAAGGGAAGCGACCCATCACTCTGCCGCACCACAGGGGGCAGGATTACGGACAAGGCCTGCGGGACGCGATCTTGACCCAGGCCGGGCTCAAGGGCCAGGCCCCTGAGGTCGATGCGACCAAGCAAACGGGAACGGAGGCACGGGATGAGGGATAG
- a CDS encoding type II toxin-antitoxin system HicB family antitoxin has product MRDRAMQNKFTLKISEDTDGMLWAQVEDLPGCFASGQNLDTLMEAAAEAIGLYLSEEGPEIRVGLTPLPEPDDSRVLSLGRRRREPERKHESVAPTAHYSVDSAELLIEA; this is encoded by the coding sequence ATGAGGGATAGGGCTATGCAGAACAAGTTCACCCTCAAGATCTCCGAAGATACCGATGGCATGCTCTGGGCTCAGGTCGAGGACCTCCCGGGATGCTTTGCATCCGGTCAGAACCTTGACACGCTCATGGAAGCAGCCGCCGAGGCAATCGGGCTCTACCTGTCTGAGGAGGGGCCCGAGATCCGCGTCGGGCTCACGCCACTCCCCGAGCCCGACGACAGCCGGGTACTCAGCCTCGGCCGTCGCCGACGTGAACCTGAGCGCAAGCATGAGTCGGTCGCGCCGACCGCCCACTACAGCGTGGACAGCGCCGAGCTTCTGATCGAGGCCTGA
- a CDS encoding cytochrome c oxidase subunit 4 codes for MRIEAYLFAFVAVFLALCDVVYWFMSYDPTGTTAIALACGMSIIIGSYALVTGRRTGMRPEDLVDGEIADAAGEVGFFSPHSWWPLPTAFSAALVAVGWIFGWWLFLIGMVFLIGSVAGLILEYYANPNYDF; via the coding sequence ATGCGGATCGAGGCGTATCTGTTCGCTTTCGTCGCGGTCTTCCTGGCCCTGTGCGACGTCGTTTACTGGTTCATGTCCTACGACCCCACGGGCACCACGGCGATCGCCCTGGCCTGCGGAATGTCGATCATCATCGGGAGCTACGCGCTGGTCACCGGCCGCCGCACCGGCATGCGCCCCGAGGACCTGGTCGACGGCGAAATCGCCGACGCCGCCGGTGAGGTCGGTTTCTTCAGTCCGCACAGCTGGTGGCCGCTGCCGACGGCGTTCTCCGCGGCCCTGGTTGCGGTGGGCTGGATCTTCGGTTGGTGGCTGTTCCTCATCGGGATGGTCTTCCTCATCGGCTCGGTGGCCGGGCTCATCCTCGAGTACTACGCCAACCCGAACTACGACTTCTGA
- the coxB gene encoding cytochrome c oxidase subunit II, translating to MTDSVRPRKANVAPTRSTARRWSAPRLVARLGLLALVGLSLAGCNAAVWARGGWPAPVTVQGKRILKLWQGGLLAALLVGAFVLLLILFASFAYRKRSDELPRQVRYNLPIEIVYTVVPMVIVSILFYFTVIDENFEDNLSANPDVTIHVVGFQWDWQFNYEGQGLQITGRPGQDPTLTIPVGKTIQFVETSPDVVHSFWVIPFLFKRDVIPGRENRFEVTVTQTGWFQGKCTELCGVDHALMRFEVHAVTWPQYQTFLQQTKALAASGTNPMYTLVSSSSSSATGTGSGYGGAQ from the coding sequence ATGACCGACTCCGTCCGGCCGAGGAAGGCGAACGTGGCACCGACCCGCTCGACGGCGAGGCGCTGGTCGGCCCCGCGACTGGTGGCCCGGCTCGGTCTCCTCGCGCTGGTCGGCCTGAGCCTCGCCGGGTGCAACGCGGCGGTGTGGGCGCGCGGCGGTTGGCCGGCCCCGGTCACGGTGCAGGGCAAGCGGATCCTCAAGCTGTGGCAGGGCGGGCTGCTCGCGGCGCTGCTGGTCGGGGCGTTCGTCCTGTTACTCATCCTGTTCGCGAGCTTCGCCTACCGCAAGCGCAGCGACGAACTGCCCCGACAGGTGCGCTACAACCTGCCGATCGAGATCGTCTACACCGTCGTGCCCATGGTGATCGTTTCGATCCTGTTCTACTTCACGGTCATCGACGAGAACTTCGAGGACAACCTGTCCGCGAACCCGGACGTGACGATCCACGTCGTCGGGTTCCAGTGGGACTGGCAGTTCAACTATGAAGGTCAGGGCCTGCAGATCACCGGTCGGCCCGGGCAGGACCCGACGTTGACGATCCCGGTCGGCAAGACCATCCAGTTCGTGGAGACCTCGCCGGACGTCGTGCACTCGTTCTGGGTGATCCCGTTCCTGTTCAAGCGGGACGTGATCCCCGGCCGGGAGAACCGGTTCGAGGTCACGGTCACGCAGACCGGCTGGTTCCAGGGCAAGTGCACCGAGCTGTGCGGCGTGGACCATGCGCTGATGCGGTTCGAGGTCCACGCGGTCACCTGGCCGCAGTACCAGACCTTTCTCCAGCAGACGAAGGCACTCGCCGCGAGCGGCACGAATCCGATGTATACGTTGGTCTCGTCCAGCTCCAGCTCGGCGACCGGCACCGGCAGCGGCTACGGGGGCGCGCAGTGA
- a CDS encoding cysteine desulfurase family protein gives MSGYLDAASAVPLHPAARAALERALAEGWTDPARLYGAARRVRIRLDEARATVARALGAEPEEVSFTASGTQANHLAVLGAAAGRWRAGRRIVAGAVEHSSVLAAADRLANDPAVAVDLIGVDHTGRVDVEAFRAALGPDTALACLQTANHEVGTLQPVEEISPGCAAAGVPLLIDAAQSVGRVPVDVDRLGAGLLTASAHKWGGPPGVGILVVRRGVRWRSPLPSDERENGRVPGAENVPAILAAAAALDARLGEMEAEGTRLRRLVDRIRGTVLDRIPDVEILGDPVRRLPHLVTFSCLYVEGEALLGELDRAGFAVSSGSSCTAATRSPSHVLEAMGALTHGNIRVSLHAGTDDADVDRFLDLLPVAVARLRRIAGADRL, from the coding sequence GTGTCCGGCTACCTCGATGCAGCATCGGCGGTCCCGCTGCATCCGGCCGCCCGGGCGGCGTTGGAGCGCGCCCTGGCCGAGGGATGGACCGACCCCGCCCGGCTGTACGGGGCCGCCCGGCGGGTCCGGATCCGGCTCGACGAGGCGCGCGCCACGGTCGCCCGCGCACTCGGCGCCGAGCCGGAGGAGGTGAGCTTCACCGCCTCCGGAACCCAGGCCAACCACCTCGCAGTGCTCGGCGCCGCGGCCGGCCGGTGGCGGGCGGGCCGCCGGATCGTCGCCGGCGCGGTCGAGCACTCCAGCGTCCTCGCGGCCGCCGACCGACTGGCGAACGATCCGGCCGTCGCCGTCGACCTGATCGGGGTGGACCACACCGGCCGCGTCGACGTCGAGGCCTTCCGCGCGGCCCTAGGCCCGGACACCGCGCTCGCCTGCCTACAGACCGCGAACCATGAGGTCGGCACCCTTCAGCCGGTAGAGGAGATCTCGCCCGGGTGCGCGGCGGCAGGTGTCCCGTTGCTGATCGACGCCGCCCAGTCGGTGGGCCGCGTTCCGGTGGACGTGGACCGGCTCGGTGCCGGGCTGCTCACGGCGAGTGCCCACAAGTGGGGCGGTCCACCGGGCGTCGGGATCCTCGTGGTGCGGCGTGGGGTGCGGTGGCGCTCACCGTTGCCCTCGGACGAACGGGAAAACGGTCGGGTGCCGGGGGCGGAGAACGTGCCCGCGATCCTCGCCGCCGCCGCCGCCCTGGATGCCCGCCTCGGCGAGATGGAGGCGGAAGGCACCCGGCTGCGCCGCCTCGTCGACCGGATCCGCGGCACAGTGCTCGACCGGATCCCGGACGTCGAGATCCTCGGCGACCCGGTCCGGCGGCTCCCGCACCTGGTGACGTTCTCCTGCCTCTACGTCGAGGGCGAGGCGTTGCTCGGCGAGCTGGACCGGGCCGGCTTCGCGGTGTCTTCCGGCTCCTCGTGCACCGCGGCCACCCGAAGCCCGTCGCACGTCCTCGAGGCGATGGGTGCCCTGACCCACGGCAACATCCGGGTGTCGCTGCACGCCGGCACGGACGACGCGGACGTCGACCGGTTCCTCGACCTTCTGCCGGTAGCCGTCGCCCGGCTGCGCCGCATCGCCGGCGCGGATCGGCTGTGA
- a CDS encoding sulfurtransferase TusA family protein, with translation MADLTLDTRGRRCPFPVIELARRIGELAPGDVVAVVSDDAAAGPDIRAWCRLRGQDYVGAEEEPPGAVTYRVRRR, from the coding sequence ATGGCCGACCTCACCCTGGACACCCGCGGCCGGCGGTGCCCGTTCCCGGTCATCGAGCTGGCCCGCCGGATCGGCGAGCTCGCCCCCGGTGACGTCGTAGCCGTCGTCTCCGACGACGCCGCCGCCGGCCCGGACATCCGCGCCTGGTGCCGTCTCCGGGGGCAGGACTACGTCGGCGCCGAGGAGGAGCCGCCCGGCGCCGTCACGTACCGGGTGCGCCGGCGCTGA
- a CDS encoding carbohydrate kinase family protein: MRVAVTGSIATDHLMTFPGRFADQLLPDQLGHVSLSFLVDELVVRRGGVAANICYGMAQLGGRPALVGAVGADFDDYRSWLDRHGVDTSSVHVSEVAHTARFLCTTDRDQNQIASFYPGAMAEAREIALSPVGRRLGGLDLVVIGPNDPEAMLRHTDECRGEGLAFVADPSQQLSSLDGDQIRRLVDGAAYLFTNQYELALLLDKTGWSSAEVLDRVGVRVTTQGAAGVVIDFRAGQPIQVPTAAELRKADPTGVGDAFRAGYLSARGWQLDHVRSAQVGCLLATLVLETVGTQEYDVEPARFLERLGENYGPAAADEVRPHLVGVSAGAPGT, from the coding sequence GTGCGTGTCGCGGTCACCGGCTCGATCGCCACCGACCATCTGATGACCTTCCCCGGTCGTTTCGCCGACCAGTTGCTGCCCGATCAGCTCGGACACGTGTCGCTGTCGTTCCTCGTGGACGAGCTGGTGGTGCGCCGCGGGGGGGTCGCCGCGAACATCTGCTACGGGATGGCCCAGCTCGGGGGCCGCCCCGCCCTGGTCGGCGCGGTCGGCGCCGACTTCGATGACTACCGCTCCTGGCTGGACCGGCACGGGGTCGACACGTCCAGCGTGCACGTGTCCGAGGTGGCGCACACCGCCCGGTTCCTGTGCACCACCGACCGGGACCAGAACCAGATCGCCTCGTTCTACCCCGGGGCCATGGCGGAGGCCAGGGAGATCGCGCTCTCCCCGGTCGGCCGACGGCTCGGCGGTCTCGACCTCGTGGTCATCGGCCCCAACGATCCCGAAGCCATGCTCCGCCACACCGACGAGTGCCGCGGCGAGGGGCTGGCATTCGTCGCCGACCCGTCCCAACAGCTGTCCAGCCTCGATGGTGACCAGATCCGCCGGTTGGTCGACGGGGCCGCCTACCTGTTCACCAACCAGTACGAGTTGGCCCTGCTGCTCGACAAGACCGGCTGGTCCTCGGCCGAGGTCCTCGACCGGGTCGGGGTTCGGGTCACGACCCAGGGGGCAGCGGGGGTGGTCATCGACTTCCGAGCCGGCCAGCCGATCCAGGTGCCGACCGCCGCGGAGCTGCGCAAGGCCGATCCGACCGGGGTCGGCGACGCCTTCCGGGCCGGCTACCTGAGCGCGCGGGGCTGGCAGCTCGACCACGTGCGCTCGGCTCAGGTGGGCTGCCTGCTGGCCACCCTCGTGCTGGAAACCGTCGGTACGCAGGAGTACGACGTCGAGCCGGCCCGCTTCCTGGAGCGACTCGGGGAGAACTACGGGCCGGCCGCCGCGGACGAGGTGCGCCCGCACCTGGTCGGGGTCAGCGCCGGCGCACCCGGTACGTGA
- the erpA gene encoding iron-sulfur cluster insertion protein ErpA, with product MTVQDTAPQTVVLTDAAAGKVKTLLEQEGRADLALRVAVQPGGCSGLRYQLFFDERSLDGDSVVDFGGVSVVIDRMSGPYLSGAVIDFVDTIEKQGFTIDNPNAGGSCACGDSFH from the coding sequence ATGACCGTGCAGGACACCGCGCCGCAGACCGTGGTTCTCACCGATGCAGCGGCAGGCAAGGTCAAGACGCTGCTCGAGCAGGAGGGGCGCGCCGACCTGGCGCTGCGGGTCGCCGTTCAGCCCGGTGGCTGCTCCGGCCTGCGCTACCAGCTGTTCTTCGACGAGCGCAGCCTCGACGGTGACAGCGTCGTCGACTTCGGCGGCGTGTCCGTGGTGATCGACCGGATGAGCGGGCCCTACCTCAGCGGCGCGGTCATCGACTTCGTGGACACCATCGAGAAGCAGGGCTTCACGATCGACAACCCGAACGCCGGCGGTTCGTGCGCCTGCGGCGACTCGTTCCACTGA
- the nadA gene encoding quinolinate synthase NadA yields the protein MTTVEARTALPLFVLGQEAAAEVELGTDCPGELPPASDPSLVERARVAKAALGERVFILGHHYQRDEVIAFADVTGDSFRLAREAAGRPQADYVVFCGVHFMAESADILTADHQQVVLPDLAAGCSMADMARLDDVEDCWDNLADAGIDDSTVPVTYMNSAADIKAFTGRHGGTVCTSSNAGRALRWAFERGERVLFLPDQHLGRNTAVRDLGLDLDDCVVYDPHRPGGGATAAELRRARMILWRGHCSVHGRFGVEAVNEVRARVPGVQVLVHPECRHEVVNAADLVGSTEFIIRTVEAAPPGSRWAIGTELNLVQRLAANHPEQTIVFLDRTVCFCSTMNRIDLPHLVWALESLASGRLVNRIRVDDRTATEARAALEQMLALP from the coding sequence GTGACGACAGTCGAAGCGCGAACCGCGCTGCCGCTGTTCGTCCTCGGGCAGGAGGCGGCGGCGGAGGTCGAGCTCGGCACCGACTGCCCCGGCGAACTCCCCCCCGCGTCCGATCCGTCCCTGGTCGAGCGGGCCCGGGTGGCGAAGGCCGCCCTGGGCGAGCGGGTGTTCATCCTCGGGCATCACTACCAGCGGGACGAGGTCATCGCTTTCGCCGATGTCACCGGCGACTCGTTCCGCCTGGCCCGGGAGGCCGCCGGACGCCCGCAGGCGGACTACGTCGTGTTCTGTGGCGTGCATTTCATGGCCGAGTCCGCGGACATCCTCACCGCCGACCACCAGCAGGTGGTCCTTCCCGACCTGGCCGCCGGCTGCTCCATGGCGGACATGGCCCGCCTCGACGACGTCGAGGACTGCTGGGACAACCTCGCCGACGCCGGTATCGACGACTCGACCGTGCCGGTGACCTACATGAACTCGGCGGCCGACATCAAGGCGTTCACCGGCCGGCACGGCGGCACCGTGTGCACCTCGTCCAACGCCGGCCGGGCGCTACGCTGGGCCTTCGAGCGCGGCGAGCGGGTGCTGTTCCTCCCCGACCAGCACCTCGGGCGGAACACCGCGGTCCGAGACCTCGGACTCGACCTCGACGACTGCGTGGTCTACGACCCGCATCGGCCCGGCGGCGGGGCCACCGCGGCGGAGCTACGCCGTGCCCGGATGATCCTCTGGCGCGGCCACTGCTCGGTGCACGGCCGGTTCGGGGTCGAGGCGGTGAACGAGGTCCGGGCCCGAGTCCCGGGTGTGCAGGTTCTCGTCCACCCGGAGTGCCGGCACGAGGTGGTGAACGCGGCCGACCTGGTGGGCTCCACCGAGTTCATCATCCGCACGGTCGAGGCGGCCCCGCCCGGCTCACGATGGGCGATCGGCACGGAGCTCAACCTCGTGCAGCGGCTCGCGGCGAACCACCCGGAGCAGACCATCGTCTTCCTCGACCGAACCGTCTGCTTCTGCTCGACGATGAACCGGATCGACCTGCCACATCTCGTCTGGGCCCTCGAATCCCTCGCCTCGGGTCGGCTGGTCAACCGGATCCGGGTGGACGATCGGACCGCCACCGAGGCCCGTGCGGCGCTCGAGCAGATGCTCGCCCTGCCCTGA
- the htpX gene encoding zinc metalloprotease HtpX: MTRAWSRVRPAVARNRFPQDRGLATRMVVTAFLLGALYAVVITALLLAHVQLGLVLVIAVVLLFSQYWFSDRIALFSMNGRIVTPEEAPQLHAVVDRLCALADMPKPAVAIADVDLPNAFATGRSPKRAVVCATTGILRRLDTEELEGVLAHELSHVAHRDVAVMTVASFLGVAAGFVTRFALYSEMFGGFNRRSNNNDQGGGVAVVFVVLLFSMVIYAISFVLTRALSRYRELSADRSGALLTGRPSALASALTKVTGEMSRIPSRDLRHAEAFNAFFFAPALSQGFSISSLFSTHPSLEVRLRQLAHISQQLGQPV, translated from the coding sequence GTGACGAGGGCCTGGTCGCGGGTTAGGCCGGCCGTGGCACGCAACCGCTTCCCGCAGGATCGCGGGCTCGCGACCAGGATGGTCGTGACCGCGTTCCTCCTCGGCGCCCTCTACGCCGTCGTAATCACCGCCCTGCTGCTGGCGCATGTCCAGCTCGGACTCGTCCTCGTGATCGCCGTCGTCCTGCTGTTCAGCCAGTACTGGTTCTCCGACCGGATCGCGCTGTTCTCGATGAACGGGCGGATCGTGACCCCGGAGGAGGCGCCGCAGCTGCATGCGGTGGTCGACCGGCTCTGCGCCCTCGCCGACATGCCGAAGCCGGCGGTCGCGATCGCCGACGTCGACCTGCCGAACGCCTTCGCCACCGGCCGCAGCCCGAAACGGGCCGTGGTCTGCGCCACCACCGGGATCCTGCGCCGGCTCGACACCGAGGAGCTCGAAGGGGTGCTCGCCCACGAGCTCTCCCATGTCGCGCACCGGGACGTCGCGGTGATGACGGTGGCTTCGTTCCTCGGCGTGGCCGCCGGGTTCGTCACCCGGTTCGCGCTGTACTCGGAGATGTTCGGTGGGTTCAACCGCCGCTCCAACAACAACGACCAGGGTGGCGGCGTCGCCGTGGTCTTCGTCGTGCTGCTGTTCTCCATGGTCATCTACGCGATCTCGTTCGTGCTCACCCGCGCGCTCTCGCGCTACCGGGAGCTGTCCGCGGACCGCTCCGGGGCGCTGCTCACCGGCCGGCCCTCCGCGCTCGCGTCCGCGCTGACCAAGGTCACGGGCGAGATGTCCCGGATCCCGTCGCGCGACCTGCGCCACGCTGAGGCCTTCAACGCGTTCTTCTTCGCGCCGGCGCTGTCCCAGGGGTTCAGCATCTCGTCGTTGTTCTCCACCCACCCCTCGCTGGAGGTCCGGTTGCGCCAGCTGGCGCACATCTCGCAGCAGCTCGGCCAGCCGGTCTAG
- a CDS encoding PspA/IM30 family protein — MAITRRIALIFKAKANKALDRAEDPRETLDYSYQKQLELLQKVRRGVADVATSRKRIELQMQQLQASGDKLQAQASQAVAAGRDDLAREALSRRSAVTSQVSDLETQHAQLQAEEEKLTLASQRLQTKVDSFRTKKETIKATYTAAEAQTKIGEAFSGISEEMSDVGLAMQRAEDKTAQLQARAGALDELIASGALEDASGTTKDDIQSELDRMSSQSDVELELAKLKGAVGSGTPAAAIESSGAPAAQPEGSS, encoded by the coding sequence ATGGCCATCACGCGACGAATCGCCTTGATCTTCAAGGCCAAAGCGAACAAGGCGCTCGACCGTGCGGAGGACCCGCGCGAAACCTTGGACTACTCCTATCAGAAGCAGCTGGAGTTGCTCCAGAAGGTGCGCCGGGGGGTCGCCGACGTCGCGACCAGCCGCAAGCGCATCGAACTTCAGATGCAGCAACTCCAGGCCTCGGGGGACAAGCTTCAGGCGCAGGCCAGCCAGGCGGTCGCCGCCGGTCGCGACGACCTGGCCCGGGAGGCGCTGAGCCGCCGTTCCGCGGTCACCTCGCAGGTCTCCGACCTCGAGACGCAGCACGCGCAGCTCCAGGCCGAGGAGGAGAAGCTGACCCTCGCCAGCCAGCGGCTGCAGACCAAGGTCGACTCCTTCCGGACGAAGAAGGAGACGATCAAGGCGACCTACACCGCGGCGGAGGCGCAGACGAAGATCGGGGAGGCGTTCTCCGGCATCTCCGAGGAGATGAGCGACGTCGGCCTGGCCATGCAGCGCGCCGAGGACAAGACCGCTCAGCTCCAGGCCCGGGCCGGTGCCCTCGACGAGCTGATCGCCTCGGGGGCGCTCGAGGACGCCAGCGGCACGACCAAGGACGACATCCAGAGCGAGCTCGACCGGATGTCCTCGCAGTCCGACGTCGAACTCGAGCTGGCGAAGCTCAAGGGTGCGGTTGGCAGCGGCACACCGGCGGCGGCGATCGAGTCATCCGGTGCGCCGGCCGCGCAGCCCGAGGGCTCGTCATGA